From the genome of Chanos chanos chromosome 5, fChaCha1.1, whole genome shotgun sequence, one region includes:
- the eif2b3 gene encoding translation initiation factor eIF2B subunit gamma, giving the protein MELQAVLMAAGGGSRMMDLTYNTPKPLLPVGNKPLIWYPLNLLERVGFEEVFVITTKEVQKALTDLKVKLDVKMKLDVVIIPEDADMGTAEALRHYQQKFKTDILVVSCDLITDVALHEVVDLFRAHNATLAMLMSKVHEFTETVPGQKGKKKAGEQRDFVGVDGTGKRLLFMANEADLEEGLVMRKSIMQKHPRMHIKTGLLDAHLYCLKKSVVDFLVDNKSITSIRGELVPYLVRKQFSKSANSQVNTEDNDQNQKKKDANANLEILSSSKDDDLLQLARERSCWNDHRGDMNEAYHGGKLRCYVHIMEEGMCYRVNTLAAYIEANRMAPKLFEEPPVHPSADVSERSLVGGDSIIGASCRISDKTSIKRSTIGASTVVKEKVKITNSIIMNGVTIEEGCNIQGSVICSNAVIGRGADIKYCLVGNGQRIEPEAERTNEVIVGTDQLMEI; this is encoded by the exons ATGGAGCTTCAGGCTGTATTGATGGCCGCCGGTGGTGGATCCCGTATGATGGATCTTACCTACAACACCCCAAAACCTCTGCTACCTGTTGGAAACAAACCTCTCATCTGGTATCCTCTGAACCTTCTTGAGCGAGTGGGTTTTGAAG AGGTCTTTGTGATCACCACTAAAGAGGTGCAGAAGGCACTGACAGACCTGAAAGTCAAGCTGGATGTGAAGATGAAGCTGGACGTGGTGATCATCCCAGAGGACGCTGATATGGGTACAGCTGAAGCCCTCAGACACTACCAGCAGAAGTTCAAG ACGGACATCTTGGTGGTGAGTTGCGACCTGATCACCGACGTGGCTCTCCACGAGGTGGTGGATCTGTTCCGTGCCCACAATGCCACTCTGGCCATGCTCATGAGCAAAGTCCACGAATTCACGGAGACTGTCCCCGGACAGAAGGGCAAGAAGAAAGCAG GGGAGCAGAGGGACTTTGTTGGAGTGGACGGTACAGGAAAAAGACTGCTCTTCATGGCCAACGAGGCCGACCTGGAAGAGGGCCTTGTCATGAGGAAGTCCATTATGCAAAA ACATCCTCGGATGCACATTAAAACAGGCCTGTTGGATGCCCACCTGTACTGCCTAAAGAAATCTGTGGTTGATTTTTTAGTCGACAACAA gtccATCACTTCCATTAGAGGAGAGTTAGTGCCGTACTTGGTCCGTAAGCAGTTCTCTAAATCAGCAAACTCGCAGGTGAATACGGAAGATAATGACCAaaaccagaagaaaaaagacgCCAACGCTAACTTGG AGATACTCAGCTCTTCAAAAGATGACGACTTGCTGCAGCTGGCCCGAGAGAGATCCTGCTGGAATGATCACCGTGGCGACATGAACGAAGCCTATCATGGCGGCAAGCTGCGCTGTTACGTGCACATCATGGAGGAGGGCATGTGTTACCGCGTCAACACGCTCGCCGCATACATTGAAGCCAATCGTATG GCCCCAAAGCTGTTTGAGGAACCGCCTGTCCATCCGTCGGCCGACGTGTCGGAGCGCAGCCTG GTTGGAGGTGACAGTATTATTGGAGCCTCCTGTCGGATATCAGACAAGACGTCCATCAAGCGTTCCACGATCGGAGCGTCGACAGTAGTGAAGGAGAAAGTCAAAATAACCAACTCCATCATCATGAACGGAGTCACAATCGAAGAGGG GTGTAACATTCAGGGAAGCGTCATCTGCAGCAACGCCGTTATCGGCCGCGGTGCCGACATCAAGTACTGCCTGGTCGGAAACGGTCAACGCATAGAGCCGGAGG CTGAAAGAACCAATGAAGTCATCGTTGGAACCGATCAGCTCATGGAGATCTAG